One Dokdonia sp. Dokd-P16 genomic window carries:
- the serS gene encoding serine--tRNA ligase: MLEVAHIRENKEAFATALSKRNIDAATLLDQVVAADDLRRSSQAQLDEVLADSNKFSKEIGMLFKSGEAQKANILKEKTAGLKEQSKTLQEQLNTASEDLQNLLYQIPNIPHDSVPEGNSDEDNEEIFRKGDIPELHEAAQPHWELAKKYDIIDFELGTKIAGAGFPVYKGKGARLQRALIAYFLDKNTEAGYTEYQVPHLVNEASGFGTGQLPDKEGQMYHVTEDDLYLIPTAEVPVTNMFRGDLRNHNELPITCTGYTPCFRREAGSYGAHVRGLNRLHQFDKVEIVRIERPEDSAAALDGMVDHVKTILDELELPYRILRLCGGDLGFTAHLTYDFELFSTAQDRWLEISSVSNFLTFQANRLKLRFKDEDGQNKLAHTLNGSSLALPRVLAGILENCQTPEGIKIPKALIPYCGFDMIN; the protein is encoded by the coding sequence ATGCTAGAAGTAGCACACATTAGAGAAAATAAAGAAGCTTTCGCAACAGCGTTATCTAAAAGAAATATAGACGCCGCAACCTTACTTGATCAAGTAGTGGCGGCAGATGATCTTCGTCGTAGTTCGCAAGCGCAACTTGATGAAGTACTTGCAGATAGTAATAAGTTTTCCAAAGAAATAGGAATGCTTTTTAAGAGTGGAGAAGCTCAAAAAGCTAATATTCTTAAAGAAAAAACTGCAGGTCTAAAAGAGCAATCTAAAACCCTTCAAGAGCAATTAAACACTGCTTCTGAGGATTTGCAAAACTTGCTTTATCAAATCCCAAACATTCCACATGACAGTGTTCCTGAGGGTAACAGTGATGAGGATAATGAAGAAATCTTTCGCAAGGGAGATATTCCTGAGTTGCATGAAGCAGCACAGCCACACTGGGAGCTTGCAAAGAAATATGATATTATTGATTTTGAACTAGGGACTAAGATTGCTGGGGCTGGTTTTCCAGTGTATAAAGGCAAAGGAGCACGTTTACAACGTGCGCTTATCGCTTACTTTTTAGACAAAAACACAGAAGCAGGATATACAGAATACCAAGTGCCGCACCTTGTAAATGAGGCGTCAGGTTTTGGTACTGGCCAACTTCCAGATAAGGAAGGGCAAATGTATCACGTGACCGAAGATGATTTATATTTAATCCCTACGGCAGAGGTGCCAGTGACAAATATGTTTCGCGGTGATTTACGCAACCATAATGAGTTGCCTATTACATGTACGGGGTATACGCCATGTTTCCGTCGTGAGGCAGGATCTTATGGGGCACACGTACGCGGGTTAAACCGTTTACACCAGTTTGATAAAGTTGAGATTGTACGCATAGAGCGCCCAGAAGATAGTGCAGCTGCACTAGACGGGATGGTAGATCACGTAAAAACAATACTTGATGAGTTAGAATTACCATACAGAATCTTACGTCTTTGTGGTGGTGATCTTGGGTTTACAGCGCACCTTACCTATGATTTTGAATTATTTTCTACAGCGCAAGATCGTTGGTTAGAAATTAGTTCTGTGTCTAACTTCTTGACATTTCAAGCAAACCGTTTAAAACTTCGTTTTAAGGATGAAGATGGTCAGAACAAGCTTGCACATACACTTAATGGTAGCTCACTAGCGCTGCCACGCGTACTTGCAGGAATTCTTGAAAACTGCCAGACGCCAGAAGGAATAAAAATTCCTAAGGCATTAATCCCTTATTGCGGATTTGATATGATTAACTAA
- a CDS encoding tetratricopeptide repeat protein, which yields MKKNWFLILICVFGFFACAKAQTEQLARNYADQGEFEKAIISYKKALLKQKGNHILITGLVKSYQQLEKYKEAESALIENLAATRDKGFYYVEIGYNHQLQQRDSIAQDYYNQVIAGIESNTMSAYRAARAFQEHNLLTEAVQAYEIAMANNPRANYNVQLARLYGELGEVEKMFNAYLDLINKSENYVQAAQRNFALYVNDDPLNEANIIFRKTLLKRLQTEQNVLYNELLSWLFIQQKDYRKAFAQEKAIYRRTEGRHEGIVNLAEIAIEENAIEDATEILEFLRDNVVAGSVKLYAEQQLIQLAVKTAVTAEDKAVVKTRFEALLDQYIKKEYTVPLQIDYAHFLAFNMEQPDEAIAYLKKGIEIPRDRFDHARLKMELADILVLTEKFNQALIYYSQIQNEIQNNVISQEARFKVAKTSYYKADFDWAESQLNVLKAGATQLIANDALELLLVIRDNSMDDSLQTALKKYARADLLAFQNKSEEAIALYDDILEKHKGEKIEDEALLSQAKLYERKEAFAKAEKNYLTIIEYYSDGVLADDAYYRLARLYEGPLNEPEKAKNNYERIIFDLADSIYYVEAQKRFRNLRGDAIN from the coding sequence ATGAAGAAAAATTGGTTTTTAATACTCATCTGTGTGTTTGGTTTTTTCGCTTGCGCGAAAGCGCAAACAGAACAACTTGCTCGCAACTATGCAGATCAAGGTGAGTTTGAGAAGGCCATCATTTCTTATAAAAAAGCATTACTCAAGCAGAAAGGCAATCACATACTCATCACAGGTCTTGTGAAAAGCTATCAACAGCTAGAAAAATACAAAGAAGCCGAAAGTGCGCTTATCGAAAACCTTGCAGCTACTCGCGATAAAGGTTTTTATTATGTAGAGATAGGATACAACCATCAATTACAACAGCGAGATTCTATCGCTCAGGATTATTATAACCAAGTAATTGCAGGCATAGAAAGTAATACTATGAGTGCTTATCGTGCTGCTCGTGCATTTCAAGAGCACAACTTGCTTACAGAAGCTGTTCAAGCCTATGAGATTGCGATGGCTAATAATCCACGAGCGAATTATAATGTCCAACTAGCGAGACTCTATGGGGAGCTAGGAGAGGTGGAGAAAATGTTTAATGCCTACTTAGACCTAATTAATAAGAGTGAAAACTATGTGCAAGCCGCACAACGCAATTTTGCGCTTTATGTAAATGATGATCCGCTTAATGAAGCCAACATTATCTTTAGAAAGACCTTGCTAAAGCGATTACAAACAGAACAAAACGTACTTTATAATGAGTTGCTCAGTTGGCTTTTTATACAGCAAAAGGATTATAGAAAGGCATTTGCACAAGAAAAGGCTATTTATCGTCGTACAGAAGGAAGACATGAAGGCATCGTAAATCTTGCCGAAATTGCGATAGAAGAAAATGCTATTGAAGATGCAACAGAGATATTAGAATTTCTAAGAGATAACGTCGTTGCGGGTAGTGTTAAGCTTTATGCAGAGCAACAGTTAATACAGCTAGCGGTAAAAACGGCAGTCACGGCCGAAGATAAAGCGGTTGTTAAAACACGTTTTGAAGCTTTACTAGATCAATATATTAAGAAAGAATACACCGTGCCTTTGCAGATAGATTATGCACATTTTCTTGCATTTAACATGGAGCAGCCGGATGAGGCAATTGCATATCTTAAAAAAGGAATTGAAATCCCTCGTGATAGATTTGACCACGCTCGTCTTAAGATGGAGCTAGCAGATATTTTGGTGCTCACAGAGAAGTTTAATCAAGCACTTATCTATTATTCTCAAATTCAGAATGAGATCCAGAATAATGTGATCTCGCAGGAAGCAAGATTTAAGGTGGCAAAGACTAGTTATTATAAAGCAGATTTTGACTGGGCAGAGTCGCAACTCAATGTTTTAAAAGCTGGGGCGACACAGCTTATTGCAAATGATGCCCTAGAGTTATTACTCGTTATTAGAGATAACTCCATGGATGATAGTTTACAGACGGCACTTAAAAAATATGCTAGGGCAGATTTACTTGCTTTTCAAAACAAGTCTGAAGAGGCTATCGCATTATACGATGATATTTTGGAGAAGCACAAGGGAGAAAAGATAGAAGATGAGGCTTTGCTTTCTCAGGCAAAATTGTATGAGCGTAAAGAAGCTTTCGCGAAAGCAGAAAAAAATTACCTCACAATCATAGAATATTATAGCGATGGTGTACTAGCAGACGATGCTTATTATCGCCTAGCAAGATTATACGAAGGACCACTTAATGAGCCAGAAAAGGCAAAAAATAATTACGAGCGTATTATTTTTGACCTAGCAGACAGCATCTATTATGTAGAGGCGCAGAAGCGCTTTAGGAACTTGAGAGGCGACGCAATTAATTGA
- a CDS encoding DUF4286 family protein, whose translation MLIYNVTINIEESVEKEWLAWMQQVHIPEVIATGKFVKALMTRVRTEEEMGGVTYSVQYGCPSQQHLDAYYEQDADRLRLASNKFAGKFVAFRTELEIISQH comes from the coding sequence ATGCTTATATATAACGTTACCATAAACATAGAAGAATCTGTAGAAAAAGAATGGCTAGCCTGGATGCAGCAAGTGCATATTCCAGAAGTGATTGCTACAGGTAAATTTGTAAAAGCATTAATGACTAGAGTGCGCACGGAGGAAGAAATGGGCGGAGTGACATACTCTGTTCAATATGGTTGCCCTAGCCAGCAACATCTAGATGCTTACTACGAGCAAGATGCAGATAGACTAAGACTTGCGAGTAATAAGTTTGCTGGTAAGTTTGTTGCTTTTAGAACAGAACTAGAAATAATCAGTCAGCACTAA
- the rsmA gene encoding 16S rRNA (adenine(1518)-N(6)/adenine(1519)-N(6))-dimethyltransferase RsmA, whose product MAKHSSKRKFEKPHAHRDTHDQGIKAKKHLGQHFLGDESVAKDIADTLTYVGYSHVLEIGPGTGVLTKYLLEKPTHLSVMDLDRESIAYLQSAFTLEHKLNDEHFTVLEADFLRYDLDTIYPGEQLAITGNFPYNISTQIVFKTIEHKERIPEFTGMFQKEVAARICADHGSKTYGIMSVLVQAFYDAEYLFTVPPTVFIPPPKVDSGVLRLKRKEGYQDIGCAQEMLFKVVKMAFQQRRKTLRNSLKGMGLSDEFREREILTRRPEQISVQEFIALTAAITEDIATS is encoded by the coding sequence ATGGCGAAGCATAGCTCAAAACGTAAGTTTGAAAAGCCACATGCACATCGTGATACGCACGATCAAGGCATTAAGGCAAAGAAGCACTTAGGACAGCATTTCTTAGGAGATGAATCTGTTGCAAAAGATATAGCAGACACCCTTACTTATGTGGGATATAGTCATGTGCTAGAGATAGGTCCTGGTACGGGAGTACTTACAAAGTATCTTCTTGAAAAGCCTACGCACCTTAGTGTGATGGATCTCGATAGAGAATCTATAGCTTATTTACAGAGTGCTTTTACACTAGAGCATAAGCTCAATGATGAACATTTTACGGTTCTTGAAGCAGATTTTTTACGATATGATCTCGATACAATATATCCAGGAGAGCAGCTAGCTATAACAGGTAACTTTCCTTACAATATCTCTACGCAAATCGTATTTAAGACCATAGAACATAAGGAGCGCATACCAGAGTTTACGGGAATGTTTCAGAAAGAAGTGGCCGCCCGTATTTGTGCAGATCATGGTAGTAAGACCTATGGAATTATGTCTGTGCTAGTACAAGCTTTTTATGATGCAGAATACCTTTTTACAGTACCTCCTACCGTATTTATACCGCCACCAAAAGTGGATAGTGGTGTTTTACGCTTAAAGCGAAAAGAAGGATACCAAGATATAGGTTGTGCACAAGAGATGCTATTCAAGGTTGTAAAAATGGCTTTCCAGCAGCGCAGGAAGACCTTACGAAATAGTCTGAAAGGAATGGGATTAAGTGATGAGTTTAGAGAGCGAGAAATCTTAACAAGAAGACCAGAACAAATATCTGTACAAGAATTTATAGCACTTACGGCAGCAATTACAGAAGATATTGCTACTTCATAA
- the mgtE gene encoding magnesium transporter, with product MQFELTSDLIDQIQAYVAVQNETALKELLSELHHADIAEVLDEVDADEAAYLVLLLDSEQTSEALMELDEDVREKLLGNLTPAEIADEVDEMDTDDAVDMIAELDDDVQLAVINQIEDEEHKADIREMLQYDENSAGGLMAKELIRVKDSWTVGGCVSEMRRQAEEVTRVHSIYVVTKRDELIGRLSLKDLLTSDTKTKIAEIYIPKVDSVNINDSAEDVAKLMQKYDLEAIPVVNDKNILMGRITIDDIVDFIKEEAEKDYQMAAGISQDVEADDSILTLTRARLPWLFLGLVGGVGAATIMGGFEDILESYALLFFYTPLIAAMAGNVGVQSSAIIVQGLANDDVKGSIGNRLVKEMLLAALNGLLLGLALFAFTALWYGDVRAAIAISASLFVVIIMAGIIGTFIPLFLHKRGIDPAIATGPFITTSNDIFGILIYFWIAKMVLGI from the coding sequence ATGCAATTTGAACTCACTAGCGATCTTATCGATCAAATACAAGCATATGTAGCTGTTCAAAATGAGACCGCACTTAAAGAGTTGCTCTCTGAGCTTCACCATGCAGATATAGCCGAAGTATTAGATGAGGTAGATGCAGATGAAGCTGCTTACCTAGTTCTTTTACTAGATAGTGAGCAAACCTCAGAAGCTCTTATGGAGCTTGATGAGGATGTGCGCGAAAAATTACTAGGCAATCTTACTCCAGCAGAAATAGCAGACGAGGTTGATGAAATGGATACCGATGATGCGGTTGACATGATTGCAGAGCTTGATGATGATGTGCAGCTTGCCGTTATTAATCAAATAGAAGATGAGGAGCATAAGGCAGACATACGAGAGATGCTGCAATATGATGAGAATAGTGCTGGTGGATTAATGGCAAAAGAGCTCATAAGAGTAAAGGATTCTTGGACTGTAGGTGGTTGTGTAAGTGAGATGCGCCGTCAGGCAGAAGAAGTTACGAGAGTACACTCCATTTATGTAGTTACAAAAAGAGACGAGCTTATAGGTCGTCTATCTCTCAAGGATTTGCTTACCTCTGATACAAAAACAAAAATTGCCGAAATATATATTCCTAAGGTTGACTCTGTAAATATTAATGACAGTGCAGAAGATGTAGCTAAGCTCATGCAGAAGTATGATCTAGAAGCGATACCGGTGGTGAATGATAAGAACATCTTAATGGGACGTATTACCATTGATGATATTGTAGATTTTATAAAAGAAGAAGCAGAAAAAGATTACCAGATGGCTGCAGGTATCTCTCAAGATGTTGAGGCAGATGATAGTATACTTACACTCACACGAGCAAGATTGCCATGGCTGTTTTTAGGCTTAGTAGGTGGAGTAGGAGCTGCGACTATCATGGGAGGATTTGAAGATATATTAGAGAGCTATGCACTGCTCTTTTTCTATACACCGCTTATTGCAGCGATGGCTGGAAATGTAGGAGTACAGTCTAGTGCGATTATCGTTCAGGGTCTAGCTAATGATGATGTAAAGGGAAGCATAGGTAACCGTCTTGTAAAGGAAATGCTGCTAGCAGCACTTAACGGACTCCTATTAGGACTTGCTTTGTTTGCCTTTACTGCATTGTGGTATGGTGATGTGAGAGCAGCGATTGCAATCTCTGCATCTCTTTTTGTAGTAATTATCATGGCAGGAATTATAGGTACTTTTATACCACTTTTTCTTCATAAAAGAGGGATTGATCCAGCGATCGCGACTGGACCATTTATTACTACGAGTAATGATATTTTCGGGATATTAATTTATTTCTGGATTGCAAAAATGGTATTAGGTATTTGA
- a CDS encoding acyl-CoA thioesterase, with protein sequence MKKQSFSYHLTVPASAIDVLGHVNNVVYLDWVQIAASKHWNAATAAYFKDEDPDEERLGIHKMAWVVMDHHIKYKAEAFEGDEIVVTTFVKNFTAATSVRHTEIRRKGEDKILVSAITNWCLLKMPEGRPMRVPKEVLELF encoded by the coding sequence TTGAAAAAACAATCGTTTTCATATCACCTCACCGTCCCAGCATCTGCTATAGATGTATTAGGTCACGTGAATAATGTAGTATACTTAGATTGGGTGCAAATAGCTGCATCAAAACATTGGAATGCCGCAACGGCTGCTTATTTTAAGGATGAAGACCCAGACGAAGAACGCTTAGGGATTCATAAAATGGCGTGGGTCGTGATGGATCACCATATCAAATATAAAGCAGAAGCCTTTGAGGGTGATGAGATTGTGGTCACCACTTTCGTGAAAAATTTTACTGCCGCAACATCTGTCCGTCACACAGAAATACGTCGTAAAGGAGAAGATAAGATTCTCGTAAGCGCAATAACAAACTGGTGTTTGCTAAAAATGCCAGAAGGCAGACCTATGCGTGTGCCTAAGGAGGTGCTTGAGCTATTTTAA
- a CDS encoding cupin domain-containing protein, giving the protein MKPINIKKKYSKFDKQWHPHQIATVDDMQVLLAKISGSFVWHSHKDEDELFYVQKGVLEMRFRESGNPENVWSEIVNQGEIIVVPKGVEHCPTTKDGEEVHLLLFEKTSTAHTGEVSHEKTQTSYPKI; this is encoded by the coding sequence ATGAAACCCATCAACATAAAAAAAAAGTACTCCAAATTTGATAAGCAATGGCATCCACACCAGATTGCCACGGTAGATGATATGCAAGTCTTGCTTGCTAAGATTTCTGGATCCTTTGTATGGCACAGTCATAAGGATGAAGACGAATTGTTTTATGTGCAAAAAGGAGTGTTAGAAATGCGCTTTCGCGAAAGCGGAAATCCAGAAAATGTGTGGTCTGAAATTGTAAATCAAGGCGAAATCATTGTCGTACCTAAAGGTGTAGAGCACTGTCCTACAACCAAAGATGGAGAGGAAGTACACCTACTACTTTTTGAGAAAACAAGTACTGCGCATACAGGTGAAGTAAGTCATGAAAAAACACAAACCAGCTACCCTAAAATTTAA
- a CDS encoding 2-hydroxyacid dehydrogenase → MKILHLDNNHPLLMEQLTAAGHENVENYTITKKETEAIIASYDGIVIRSRFNIDKTFIDAAPNLKFIARVGAGLESIDIPYAESKGIYLISAPEGNRNAVGEQALGMLLSLFNNLNRADAEVKAGNWNREANRGVELEGKTVGIIGYGNMGKAFAKKLQGFDCEVLCYDITENVGDEGARQVSLQEFQEQVDVVSLHTPWTPQTDKMVDATFINAFAKPFYLINTARGKSVVTADLMEALKSKKILGAGLDVLEYEKLSFENLFTTDGSSNLPAPLEYLIKQDNVLLTPHIAGWTVASKIKLSQTIVDKILKRFS, encoded by the coding sequence ATGAAGATATTACACTTAGATAATAACCACCCACTTCTTATGGAGCAGCTCACGGCTGCGGGTCATGAGAATGTGGAGAATTACACAATAACAAAAAAGGAGACAGAAGCTATCATTGCTTCATATGATGGCATTGTGATAAGAAGCCGCTTTAATATTGATAAAACGTTTATCGACGCAGCGCCCAATCTCAAATTTATTGCTCGTGTGGGTGCGGGACTGGAAAGTATTGATATTCCTTATGCAGAGAGTAAGGGGATTTATCTCATAAGTGCGCCAGAGGGTAATCGAAATGCTGTAGGAGAGCAAGCGCTAGGTATGTTATTAAGTCTCTTTAATAATTTAAATCGTGCAGATGCAGAGGTAAAAGCAGGTAACTGGAACCGTGAAGCAAACAGAGGTGTTGAGCTAGAAGGAAAAACTGTGGGAATTATAGGTTACGGTAATATGGGAAAGGCTTTTGCAAAGAAACTTCAGGGTTTTGATTGTGAGGTGCTCTGTTATGATATTACAGAAAACGTGGGAGACGAGGGTGCACGCCAAGTATCATTACAAGAATTTCAAGAGCAAGTAGATGTTGTGAGTTTGCACACTCCTTGGACTCCGCAAACGGATAAAATGGTAGATGCCACTTTTATAAATGCATTTGCAAAACCATTTTATCTGATAAATACCGCTAGAGGAAAATCTGTAGTCACTGCAGATCTCATGGAAGCCTTAAAAAGTAAAAAGATACTTGGTGCCGGACTTGATGTGCTAGAGTATGAAAAGCTTTCTTTTGAGAATTTATTTACCACAGACGGAAGTTCAAATCTGCCAGCACCATTGGAATATCTTATTAAGCAAGATAATGTGTTGCTTACTCCGCACATCGCCGGCTGGACAGTAGCAAGTAAAATCAAATTATCTCAAACGATTGTAGATAAGATATTGAAACGATTCTCTTAG
- a CDS encoding DUF4199 domain-containing protein codes for MSLVIKKFGMIAFFIGLLGFSLALYLGKSLDYGTQELVGWGVMGMTAAMVYFGVAYQRDTVYAGKISFGKALKTGIIIAALGGLGVALADIVYTLFVNPSFFMEYNDYAMELAVASKNPVAISQLEAQREMYSQYSGTEMSFIAGLMMFVMTFILGFVVSLIAAFILKKE; via the coding sequence ATGAGTTTAGTAATAAAGAAATTTGGAATGATTGCCTTTTTCATAGGCTTGCTTGGTTTTTCACTAGCACTGTATTTAGGTAAGAGTCTCGATTATGGAACACAAGAGCTCGTAGGATGGGGAGTTATGGGTATGACAGCTGCGATGGTGTATTTTGGTGTTGCTTACCAGCGCGATACGGTGTATGCTGGAAAAATATCTTTCGGGAAAGCTTTAAAAACAGGAATTATTATTGCAGCTCTAGGAGGGTTAGGAGTAGCGCTAGCAGACATTGTTTATACCTTATTTGTAAATCCATCTTTTTTTATGGAGTATAATGATTACGCAATGGAACTTGCTGTAGCGTCAAAAAACCCAGTAGCAATCTCTCAGCTTGAGGCTCAAAGAGAAATGTATAGTCAATATAGCGGTACAGAGATGTCATTTATTGCTGGACTTATGATGTTTGTAATGACGTTTATACTTGGTTTTGTAGTTAGTCTTATTGCAGCATTTATTCTCAAGAAAGAGTAA
- a CDS encoding VOC family protein: protein MMKRVTGIGGMFFKSEDPDAQKEWYKNHLGIPTDQYGWTFWWRDENGKKCSTQWSPMNDDTTYFSPSKKQFMFNFRVDNLIALLAVLKEEGVTIVGEVEEYSYGKFGWILDPEDNKIELWEPIDSEFLKEE, encoded by the coding sequence ATTATGAAAAGAGTCACTGGAATAGGAGGAATGTTTTTTAAAAGTGAAGATCCGGATGCACAAAAGGAGTGGTATAAAAATCACTTAGGCATTCCCACAGATCAATACGGCTGGACATTTTGGTGGAGAGATGAGAACGGAAAGAAGTGCTCTACACAGTGGAGTCCCATGAATGATGATACGACCTATTTTTCTCCTAGTAAGAAACAGTTCATGTTTAATTTTAGGGTTGACAATTTGATTGCGTTATTGGCCGTCCTCAAAGAAGAAGGTGTAACAATTGTAGGTGAGGTAGAAGAATATAGCTATGGGAAATTTGGGTGGATACTTGACCCAGAAGATAACAAAATCGAATTGTGGGAACCTATTGATAGTGAGTTTTTAAAGGAAGAATAG
- a CDS encoding TM2 domain-containing protein, with protein MSLEDEKIPGDKPGNDAKNMADDAKKAASNFANEAKDAANEFGNSAKEEWNKVNTGGSNKVLIGIMGIIFGYLGIHKFMLGYTKEGLIQLGATIVTCGAAGIVGFIEGIIYLTKSDEDFHITYVVNKKPWF; from the coding sequence ATGAGTTTAGAAGACGAAAAAATACCGGGTGATAAGCCAGGTAATGATGCAAAAAACATGGCAGACGATGCAAAAAAAGCTGCAAGTAATTTTGCAAACGAAGCAAAAGATGCTGCCAATGAATTTGGCAATAGTGCAAAAGAAGAGTGGAATAAGGTGAACACTGGAGGAAGCAACAAAGTATTAATTGGTATAATGGGAATTATATTCGGATATTTAGGAATCCATAAATTTATGTTGGGTTATACTAAAGAAGGTCTTATTCAGCTTGGAGCAACTATTGTAACATGTGGTGCTGCGGGAATTGTGGGTTTTATAGAGGGTATTATATATCTCACTAAATCTGACGAAGATTTTCATATTACATATGTGGTAAATAAGAAACCTTGGTTCTAG
- a CDS encoding ArsR/SmtB family transcription factor, whose translation MGVTKRHIHSMRANQIADLAKILSNPARVAIIEYIGDCDGCLCQDISEKIRLSQPTTSQHLQVIKRAGVLKSQFKGKAQYYSIDARKWEQLQGLFYDFFEHTKSKMSEKS comes from the coding sequence ATGGGAGTTACAAAGAGGCATATACATTCTATGAGGGCAAATCAGATTGCAGATCTGGCAAAGATCCTCTCTAATCCGGCACGTGTGGCTATCATAGAATACATAGGTGATTGCGATGGTTGCCTATGTCAAGATATCTCAGAGAAAATAAGACTATCGCAGCCCACCACCTCTCAACACCTACAAGTAATTAAAAGAGCAGGAGTTTTAAAAAGCCAATTTAAAGGCAAGGCCCAATATTACAGTATAGATGCTCGCAAATGGGAGCAATTGCAAGGACTTTTTTACGATTTCTTTGAGCATACTAAATCAAAAATGTCTGAGAAGTCATGA
- a CDS encoding pyridoxal phosphate-dependent decarboxylase family protein — translation MSTSLLKKAYDSSLFKEEGTDLVNQISQYLSDTTSGKSEKVITWTTPEDEYQFWKEYISSNHTTSDFFKTVIARSIHTHHPKYIGHQVAPTVPVSALATLLSAQLNNGMAVYEMGAASTALERLIIEQFAKVIGFDHGDGFLTSGGTLANLTALLAARRVMAEGDVWNEGHSSKLAIMVSEEAHYCVDRAARIMGLGSEGIIKVPADDTYKMRTELLDTYYDSAVAKGYEVIAIVGSAPSTSTGVYDDLEAIHAFAKAKKIWFHIDAAHGGAAIFSPKYKHLLNGADKADSIIIDGHKMLGTSALATAVIFKESTASYATFEQKAQYLWEKNEDADWFNLAKRTFECTKSMMSLRFYAIINAYGLAFFDDFVTTLYDAGRDFGALVTEQEDFEIALDPVSNIVCFRYIAGAGDINRINQNIRKALLEDGEFYIVGTSLRGEFYLRTTFMNPFTTTKHTERLLNVIREVATGFL, via the coding sequence ATGAGTACATCCTTATTAAAAAAAGCATACGATAGTTCACTTTTCAAAGAAGAAGGAACAGATCTAGTAAATCAGATATCTCAATACCTGTCTGACACTACCTCGGGAAAATCAGAGAAAGTCATCACGTGGACAACACCAGAAGATGAGTATCAATTTTGGAAAGAGTATATTTCATCTAATCACACAACCTCAGACTTTTTTAAGACTGTTATCGCGAGGTCAATACACACGCACCACCCTAAATATATAGGTCATCAGGTGGCACCTACGGTGCCTGTATCTGCTTTAGCCACACTATTGAGCGCGCAACTTAATAATGGGATGGCAGTATATGAGATGGGAGCAGCATCTACTGCACTGGAGCGATTGATTATCGAGCAGTTTGCAAAAGTTATTGGCTTTGATCATGGTGACGGTTTTCTAACTTCTGGGGGAACGCTCGCAAACCTTACAGCATTACTCGCTGCTCGCAGAGTCATGGCAGAAGGTGATGTTTGGAATGAAGGACATAGTAGTAAACTTGCTATTATGGTATCTGAGGAGGCGCATTATTGCGTAGATCGGGCCGCTAGAATTATGGGCCTTGGGAGTGAAGGCATTATAAAAGTGCCTGCAGATGATACCTACAAGATGCGCACAGAACTGTTAGATACTTACTATGATTCGGCTGTAGCAAAAGGTTATGAGGTGATTGCTATTGTGGGGAGTGCTCCTAGCACAAGTACTGGGGTTTACGATGATCTAGAAGCGATTCACGCTTTCGCGAAAGCAAAAAAAATATGGTTCCACATAGACGCAGCCCATGGTGGAGCAGCTATTTTTTCTCCTAAATACAAACATCTATTAAATGGAGCAGATAAAGCCGATTCTATAATTATAGACGGTCATAAAATGTTGGGTACAAGTGCGCTGGCAACGGCGGTTATTTTTAAGGAAAGTACGGCTAGCTACGCTACGTTTGAGCAAAAAGCACAATATCTCTGGGAAAAGAACGAAGATGCAGACTGGTTTAACTTAGCCAAAAGGACTTTTGAGTGTACAAAAAGTATGATGAGCTTGCGTTTTTATGCTATTATAAATGCATATGGATTGGCATTTTTCGATGACTTTGTTACAACACTCTATGATGCGGGAAGAGATTTCGGAGCTTTAGTTACTGAGCAGGAGGATTTTGAGATAGCACTTGATCCTGTTTCAAATATTGTTTGTTTTAGATATATAGCTGGGGCTGGTGATATCAATCGTATTAACCAGAACATACGAAAAGCACTACTGGAAGATGGAGAGTTTTATATTGTGGGAACCTCTTTACGTGGAGAATTCTATTTAAGAACCACATTTATGAATCCTTTTACGACAACAAAGCATACAGAGCGCTTACTTAATGTTATTAGAGAAGTTGCAACTGGATTTCTTTAA